The sequence AATGCTAAAGAGCTTGCTACTATACTTGCAAAATATACTGCCGGGTTGGGAATTTTAGAAATATTTCTTAATGATCCAAACGTTCAAGATGTGTACATTGATGCGCCTGTAGAAGAGAGCAGAATATATCTAGTTTTAAGCAGTTGTAATCCTAAATTGCGCAGTAAATTTCAAACTAATATAAGATTGACTTACTCAGAGGCAGAAAGTTTACTATCTCGATTCAGAGCTGTTGCAGGAAGACCTTTTTCAGAGAGTTTCCCAGTGCTAGAATGCGATTTAAGTACCTACGAGACAAGGGTTACAGCGCTAGGTAAGCCGCTCTCACCTAAAGGCTTGGCTTTTGCGCTAAGACGGCATTCTTCAGAGCCTTGGAATCTATTGAAATTAATTCATAACAAAACAATTTCTAGTTTAGGCGCTGCCCTCTTGTCTTTTCTAATCGATGCTAGGTCAGCAATTCTTATTGCAGGTAGCAGAGGCTCCGGTAAGACCTCTATGCTAGCTTCGCTACTGTTCGAATTCCCTACCTCTACAAGAATTCTTACAATTGAAGATACTCTTGAGCTGCCAATAGCTAAGTTCAAAATGCTAGGCTATAAAATACAATCGCTTCTCACAAGAGGCACAATATCAGCAACCTCAGAGCTAGATGCAGAGAAAGCACTAAAAGTAGCTTTGAGACTGGGCGAAAGTGCAATAGTTATAGGTGAAGTTAGAGGTAATGAAGCTAAAACTCTTTACGAATCTATGCGTACAGGCACTGCAGGTAGCTCTGTTCTAGGAACTATCCATGGCAATAATGCAGAAACAGTTTTTCAGAGAGTAGTTTACGATTTGGGAATTTCACCCTACTCTTTTAGCGCTACAGATATCGTTGTTGTAATGGGACTTATAAGACCGCACGGCAGTCAGCGCTATTTTCGTAGAGTAGTGCAAATTGCTGAGCTCTCTAAACGCGAGTCTGAAAAAGGCGTGTTCTACGATCTAATGGTCTACGACTTTAAAAAAGACGAGCTTGTAGCTACAGAATACTTCAAAAAATCAGAAAAACTGAGCGAGCTTGCTAAATTGTGGGGTATGAGCAGCGAGGAAGTATTTCAGAATATCAATGCAAGAGCTGAAATACGTAAAATTTTAGTAGAGTGTGCAGAGGTTGCTAAAAACTATCGGTTGCTAACGCCTCAAATAGTAGTAGCTTCGAACAACAAATTTTGGAATTTAATTGAGAGTAACGTTGGTAAGAAAATAAATTACAGCGAACTTGTAAAAGAGTGGAAAGATTGGTTTAAGAGCAATTTAGAATATGCATAATCAAAACAACTGGTATGTAAAAGGCTGTAAAGCAGTAGCTAGAATTTTAAGAGCTAGATTTAAGAAAATCCGATCACATATTAATTCTCAATCGAGATATTATAAGCTTAAAGAAGCACTTAAATTCGCTAATATGCAGTTGGAGCCTGCTGATGTGCTGCTGTTCTCTTGTTTTATAAGTTTAATCTTATGCTTAAGCTCAGTTACAATATTTGCAGCTCTATATTTTCTCATTCCTTTAAGTCAAAATATTCTATTATTCCTATTGCCTTTTGTAATGGTCATTCTATTGGCTATTGCAGCGTATTTAGCTAACTATCCTAAATATTATGCGGAGCAATTGAAACTCAAGAGCTTTGGCAAACTTCCTGAGGCTATAAATTATCTTGGCGTAGGTATGCAAATTTCACCACAACTAGAAAGCGCAGTTAAGCTTGCAGCTGATAATACAGAAGAGCCTTTAGGTAGCGCATTAAAAAAAATGCTTTGGAACGTATATGTTCGGAAGCATGCTAACATAGAAGATTCTATGGTGAATTTTGCAAACGAGCACGATTGCGGTGACGAGTTCAAGCAAGCTTTGTATATTATAAGGAGTGCAGAACTTGAAAGTAGCGAAAGCGGTAGAGAAAGGTGCATTGAGAAAGCTTCAGAACTTGTTATTACAAGTACCAAATCTAAAATTGACAGTTTTGCTGATTCTCTTACAGCGCCTACAATGGTGCTTTTTTCAATTGGTATTTTACTCCCTATGATACTCAGCGCGATGCTACCACTCCTTACTATAGGAGGACTAAAACTCACAGTTCTAGAAATCTCAGTACTTCTGCTTTTTGTATTCCCTTGCTTTACAGCCTGTTATGCACGCCATATTTTGAGTAAAAGGCCTGGCACTCTGGGGCTCTCTACAATACCTAATAGTCTCACTAAAATTAGAATTCTCGTAATTACGATAGTTGCTTTAGCAATTGCATGTGCAATATTTTTTTCAGGCTACATCCTTAGCCTGATTTTCCACATCCAAAATATAATGTTGCTTTTTACTATCGTTGGAATTGGAACTAGCCTAGGAGTTTGGCTTATAGCTAAGGTAAAAGCTCAGAAAGAGGAACGTGATAAGCTTAGAAAACTAGAGGAAGAGCTTCCTGATGTGCTGTTCGTACTAGGAAACAGGATCGCAGAAAATCAGCCTTTAGAGAAAGTGCTGAAAGATACTTCTCAACTGCTTGGTAACAAGTGCAGCTCCGACCTCCTAACTAAAATCTGCTATAGAATTAATTTAGAACGTGCATCTCTTGACAAAGTGCTTTTTGGTAAATGTGGCATTCTAGAGAATCATCCTTCAAGAATGGTAAAAACAGCATTTAGAGCTTTAGTTAAAACTACAGAAAAAGATAATCTTTCTGCAGGTCGTAGCTTAGTAAGAATTTCAAACTATCTTAGAGCTTTGAAAAAGGTAGAAAACGATATAAGGAGCAAATTAGGCTCTGCTATAAATATGATGCTTGCTACAGCCCTTTACTTTGCACCTCTTATTTTAGGTATAACCTCTGCACTTTATCAAAATCTACTGAATGCGTTAGTAAGCGTAAGTGGGGCGGAGAATTTAAATATGGGCGCTTTAGGGCTAACTAATACTGCTATTTCCTCAGATATATTCACTCTTATAGTGGGGCTCTACTTGATAATACTTGTAGTAATTATAGTGTATTTCTGCTCAGGAATACTTTATGACACAGATAGTATTGAAAGGGATTATCAGACAGGTAAAATCCTACCAAAAGCTACATTCATATTCGCATGCTCTGCAATTTTAGGTCAGTGGATAATAGCAATTTGAAAAACCTTGCAGTCCAAAAAGCTAATAAAGTAGATTTAGCTTTATTAATAATCAGCCCCGTAGTGTAGCGGTCAATCATACAAGGCTCTGGCCAGAAGCCTTTTCTTTGCTGGAAAGAAAAGTCTTCAGGGAACCAGCTCTGTAGAGATACCTTGGGACGGAGGTTCGAAAGAAGCCCTTTTCTTTTTTAAAAAAAAAGAAAAGCCCTTCAGGGGAAATTCGGATGAATCTTCGATTCATCCTCTCTCCAAATTTCCTTTGGAAATTTGTCGAAGAAAGGGAACTTTTCTCTTTCTTTCCCTTTTTAAGAGAAAGAAAGGCTTCCGTAAATCCTCCCGGGGCTATTTAAGATATTTTTCTACCTTTTCGCCAACTTCTTTTGGCTCTATAACCTCTTTTTTAGGTAGTTTAGGCCTAGCTTTTAAAATATTTCTTGTGACTTTAGCGCTAGAAATGCTCACCCCGACAATACAGATAGAAATAAATATGTAGTTGGAGAAAGGTATGAAAGCGCATAAATAAAAAAGCCATGCCAATATCCAAAGCGGCGTGTAGAGCTTCTCGCCTCTGAAATACTTTCTTGAATAAAAGCATAACGAAAGCGACAAAGCAGTACATGCCACTAGAACAATAAATCCACCAAACGGCGAAAGCGCAGCAACATTAACTAAGTGCAAATCGTTTTTTATCGATGAATATATTAGTATCTCTCTAGTTACAAGCCTAAAATGTAATAGTAGCAGCTCAGAACTCTCAACACCGTGCTCAGAATCTATGTTGATATTTACGTCTGCGAGCGTAGGAATATTAGCCTCAGGAAAATCTCTCAAAAATTTTAGAGGTTTAAGCTCAAGTACTTTCAAATACACATCACCTGAAAAGCCTAATCCTTCAGAATAATTTACAAAACTGATTCTTTTAACAATATTTTCACAGCCCAGTACAAGCTCTACAAAATCTTCAGCTGAATCTGTAGTGTTAAATTTGTCTCTAATAAAACTACCAAACTCTCCATAAACAATTTCAGGGATACTTTTCCAGATATTTTCGCACTCCTTACGCCAATTGTCACGGGTAATTGTACTCCGAGCTTTTTCCTGCTGTTTTGCGCCAGAGCCTATATAAAACTCAAAACTTGCTTCCCGCCCTGTATAAATACTTAACTTAAGAAAGATTGCAGTCTTTTCTGAAAATGCTTTATGTTCTACGCTTGTAAACTGTAGTAGAGTCGAGCCAATCAAAATTAGCAGTATCGAGAAAACTAAGGCACCTTTTCTTAATTTCATTTACCCCATTTAGCTCTTTTCATTAAATTAGGGTCCAGCTTTATAGCCCTTTCATAGCATCTAGTACCTTCTTGAAGTTTGCCTTGATAGATGAGCGCTAAACCTTTACAATACCAGCTAGCTGCAATACTATTATCTATAGCCAAAGCTTCATCAAAGCACTTTACAGCCTCGCTGTATTTGCTAAGCTTGTAAAGAGCTATTCCTTTATTATGCCAAGCTTCTTTGTTGGCTCTATCAAGTTTTGTCACTAAATTAAAATATTCCAAAGCTCTATTATAGTCTACGACTGCAAGAGCTGCATTTCCTAATGTCAAATAGCTCTCTGTGCCAAGCGCTTCTTCGCCAAACTGCATTATTGCATCTTTTAATTTTGAACTTAAATTTTCAACTGCTTTTCTTTGAGTTTGGTCCAGCCTTACGTAAGTGTCTAGCTCGAATATTCTAGGAAGTGCTAGCACTGAGATATCTTGCTTCAGCGCTTTATCCAAATCTTCTTTTGTCATTAGTGTTACTTCTTTTTTCTCTTTAACCGGCACTTCTACAGTCTTCCAGCATTTTGAGCATACGGTAGCATAGTCAGGCACAGCTGCTTTACAATAAGGGCATGTTCTCATACTTTCACAGCTATAAATTGTTTTTCCACTATATCAAAATTATTATATCTTGTAAAATTCGAGTCCAGGCGTAGGCTTGAGTTTAATTTCGTATTCTAAAGGTATTGAGAGCTTGCTTGAGGTTTTTGACTTCTCTACGAAAAGTATTCTTCGATACTCTTTTTTATAAGCCTCTACACCTTTTCCCCAGCCTGTAACCTTAAGCTCTATTACTGTATCGAATAAAGGCTTTAGTCTATCAATGTATTCTTCTGTGTGGAATATCCCTTCAACAAGGTAAAGAGAGGTCCTTTTGGCAGACTCATATAACTTCTTCTCGCTTACCAAATGCTCGTAAATCTCGTTTTCGCCAGAGCGTAGTATCGAAGAAGTGAAAGAAATCACAATATTGAAGACATCTCCTTGTGGTACTAGCTCGCGGAGCTTCTCCACATACTGAGAAGCGAAAGTAGTTAAATCAAACTCCTTTACTCCGAGTGTAATTGGCGCTATTTCTAAACTTGAAAAATCTAAAAAATGTAGTTTACCTTCGCTATGCGGTATTGTTAAATCAACTCCGTAATCTTTTGCAAGGCTGATAATCTGTGAAGGAGTGGCAGAGAAGCAGTCTATAAGTCCTATATCTCCGAGCTCGAGTCGTTTTTTCAATAGTAATATACAGAAGACATCGCCCCAGCATCCATGCCTTCCCAAAAAGCCTCCCCGCTCTATTATTAGATTCGTACTGCCCTTAATCAGTCCTCCGCCTAAATACTCATCCAATATATCGTAGCCTGTAGAGATTAAATCCATTGTACATGTAATAAAACTACGAGGTCATAAATTTTAATATTCCGCAGTGTTCTCTTTCTATTACCAATTCTATAATGGATGTGGGCGTGTGGCCTAGCTTGGATAGGGCGGCAGCCTCCTAAGCTGTAAGTCAGGGGTTCAAATCCCCTCACGCCCGTAAAAAAATCAATAGAAAAAATATTTTAGTGTTTCAGCCTATTTCAAATTCATGAAGAAAATATCAAGATTGATTTTGGCTTTGGATGAAACAGAAGGCAAGAAAGCGTTAGAGATTGCAAAAAAGCTCAGCGCTGTTGTAGACGCAATTAAGCTAGGCTATCCTCTTGTATTGAGCTCTGGTATCAATATAATAAAAGAAATTTCCAAACTAACATACGTTCTCTGCGATTTCAAAATTGCAGATATACCAAATACTAATCTGTTAATAATGAAGCAAGCATTTGATAAAGGCGCCGGTGGCATAATAGTACATGGATTTGTTGGTACAGACTCTGTGAAAGCTTGCACTGAAGGAGCTAAACTAATAGGAAAAGATGTTTTTATAGT comes from Candidatus Thermoplasmatota archaeon and encodes:
- the pyrF gene encoding orotidine-5'-phosphate decarboxylase translates to MKKISRLILALDETEGKKALEIAKKLSAVVDAIKLGYPLVLSSGINIIKEISKLTYVLCDFKIADIPNTNLLIMKQAFDKGAGGIIVHGFVGTDSVKACTEGAKLIGKDVFIVTEMSNEGALQYLKPISNELAKLAVKLGATGIIAPGNRPDRIRELRSIVGSLLILCPGIGAQGGDAKSAISAGADYVIVGRSIYLADDPKKAAIEIINEIKGSSQVATQ
- a CDS encoding tetratricopeptide repeat protein, whose product is MRTCPYCKAAVPDYATVCSKCWKTVEVPVKEKKEVTLMTKEDLDKALKQDISVLALPRIFELDTYVRLDQTQRKAVENLSSKLKDAIMQFGEEALGTESYLTLGNAALAVVDYNRALEYFNLVTKLDRANKEAWHNKGIALYKLSKYSEAVKCFDEALAIDNSIAASWYCKGLALIYQGKLQEGTRCYERAIKLDPNLMKRAKWGK
- a CDS encoding type II/IV secretion system ATPase subunit translates to MVLRLKNSSKYKPIAEFSNGKLIIKCKDCSNYNNDNSKLGSICIKCILQQLCEKPNPERIVLSHYIEREYFGASVSILKALATLRSELYRFSLSGKCSKECSKCYLNPQKFFNFLAELLDKDFHKFWNFVVSNLKLEHSYKGGCVACRVNTLKNLEYIAKKFEGIARAIKLEALQSEEPQEKFEFYVLEKGISKILSNNQLYKPSFSPFWLETALTSNSELVAEYQLNGSKVALYSSANETEDFYYVTPSEYELPLEHVKLIELAKAQLSLELPDDLELSFESARNYIEKAGTELIYKLAKELDIKLGNIDGESLENAKELATILAKYTAGLGILEIFLNDPNVQDVYIDAPVEESRIYLVLSSCNPKLRSKFQTNIRLTYSEAESLLSRFRAVAGRPFSESFPVLECDLSTYETRVTALGKPLSPKGLAFALRRHSSEPWNLLKLIHNKTISSLGAALLSFLIDARSAILIAGSRGSGKTSMLASLLFEFPTSTRILTIEDTLELPIAKFKMLGYKIQSLLTRGTISATSELDAEKALKVALRLGESAIVIGEVRGNEAKTLYESMRTGTAGSSVLGTIHGNNAETVFQRVVYDLGISPYSFSATDIVVVMGLIRPHGSQRYFRRVVQIAELSKRESEKGVFYDLMVYDFKKDELVATEYFKKSEKLSELAKLWGMSSEEVFQNINARAEIRKILVECAEVAKNYRLLTPQIVVASNNKFWNLIESNVGKKINYSELVKEWKDWFKSNLEYA